A section of the Thermotoga caldifontis AZM44c09 genome encodes:
- a CDS encoding type IV pilus twitching motility protein PilT, with product MIDIYALVSEAFAKGASDVHLSAGVPPVYRIDGTLVMQKQYPPVGAKDLLDAVHKLFEQLNVKSDGKREVDFAFTVENKARVRGNFYYERRNPALALRLITSRIRTFSELGLPEILKDFVSRDSGLILIAGPTGSGKSTTLAAMIDYINENFPYHIITIEDPIEYVFTNKKSIIHQRELGQDTNSFYDGLKYALRQDPDVILVGEMRDLETMALALTAAETGHLVLSTIHTNSAASAPERIIDVFPAHQQKQIAIQLANTLVAVIYQRLLRHASGKGVVPVLEILVGTTAVKNLIRENKLHQIESIMQASAKQGMILFDEALLRAYFAGLIDKAQLYEYCRNPEEMRRKVG from the coding sequence ATGATTGACATCTACGCTTTAGTGTCTGAGGCCTTCGCGAAGGGGGCCTCGGACGTTCATCTGTCCGCAGGTGTTCCTCCGGTGTACAGGATCGACGGAACGCTCGTGATGCAGAAACAGTACCCACCCGTGGGAGCCAAGGATCTGCTCGACGCGGTTCATAAGCTGTTCGAACAGCTGAACGTCAAAAGCGATGGTAAGAGAGAGGTCGACTTCGCATTCACCGTTGAGAACAAAGCGAGGGTTAGAGGGAACTTCTACTACGAGAGACGAAACCCTGCGCTCGCGCTGAGGCTGATCACGAGCAGGATCAGGACCTTCAGCGAGTTGGGGTTGCCCGAAATACTGAAGGACTTCGTCAGCAGAGATTCGGGCTTGATACTCATAGCGGGTCCCACGGGAAGCGGCAAATCGACGACGCTGGCGGCGATGATAGATTACATCAACGAGAATTTTCCGTACCACATCATCACGATTGAGGATCCCATCGAATACGTTTTCACGAACAAAAAATCCATCATACACCAGAGAGAGCTCGGTCAGGACACGAACAGCTTCTACGATGGGCTGAAATACGCTCTGAGGCAGGACCCGGACGTCATACTGGTCGGTGAAATGAGGGACCTCGAGACCATGGCGCTCGCGCTCACCGCTGCAGAAACGGGCCATCTGGTTCTGAGCACGATACACACCAACAGCGCGGCGAGTGCGCCGGAAAGGATCATAGATGTGTTCCCCGCGCACCAGCAGAAACAGATAGCGATCCAGCTGGCGAACACGCTCGTTGCGGTCATATACCAGAGGTTGCTGAGACACGCTTCCGGTAAGGGTGTCGTGCCGGTGCTGGAGATACTCGTTGGAACGACGGCGGTCAAGAACCTCATAAGGGAGAACAAGCTCCACCAGATAGAGTCGATAATGCAGGCGAGCGCGAAGCAGGGTATGATCCTGTTCGACGAAGCGCTCCTCAGGGCTTACTTCGCAGGATTGATAGACAAAGCCCAGCTCTACGAGTACTGTCGCAACCCTGAAGAGATGAGGAGAAAAGTGGGATGA
- the prfA gene encoding peptide chain release factor 1, whose product MKELVKSLVEKARERLQKLQIELARTNIDVEEMKKLSIEYSKLEEIVQLYEELEELESDIEFWQQAVQEDPLAERELTSSRLEYERKLSQLISLLLPSKDYDSIIMEIRAGTGGEEAALFAADLYRMYTRYAERKGWQVELADFHDTELGGFKEVVLFVRGKSVYKHLKWESGVHRVQRVPITESSGRIHTSTATVAILPEVSTVEVQIDPKDIEIDTFKASGHGGQYVNKTESAVRVIHIPTGIVVSCQSERSQHQNKERALAILRAKLFQLKQEELMEELSRQRKSQIKTAERSEKIRTYNFPQNRVTDHRIDYTSYRLKEIMDGDLDELVSKLLEFELAETAKRILS is encoded by the coding sequence ATGAAGGAACTGGTGAAATCGCTCGTCGAGAAAGCGAGAGAAAGGCTTCAAAAACTCCAGATCGAGCTCGCGAGGACAAACATCGACGTCGAAGAGATGAAGAAGCTGTCCATAGAATACTCGAAATTGGAAGAGATCGTTCAGCTCTACGAAGAGCTGGAGGAACTGGAGAGCGACATCGAGTTCTGGCAACAGGCCGTTCAAGAAGATCCCTTGGCAGAAAGAGAGCTCACATCGAGCAGACTGGAGTACGAGAGGAAGCTCTCGCAGCTGATCTCACTTTTGCTTCCAAGCAAAGACTACGACAGCATCATCATGGAGATCAGGGCGGGTACCGGCGGGGAAGAAGCCGCGCTGTTCGCCGCGGATCTGTACAGGATGTACACGCGGTACGCGGAACGCAAGGGCTGGCAGGTTGAACTCGCGGACTTCCACGACACGGAGCTCGGAGGTTTCAAAGAGGTAGTACTCTTCGTGAGGGGAAAATCGGTCTACAAACATCTGAAGTGGGAGAGCGGTGTGCACAGAGTTCAGAGAGTTCCGATCACCGAATCTTCGGGCAGGATCCATACTTCCACCGCCACGGTGGCGATCCTGCCGGAAGTGAGCACCGTGGAGGTTCAGATAGATCCCAAAGATATCGAGATAGACACCTTCAAGGCGTCGGGACACGGTGGCCAGTACGTGAACAAGACCGAATCGGCGGTGAGGGTGATCCATATCCCGACGGGAATAGTCGTGAGCTGTCAGAGTGAAAGATCGCAGCACCAGAACAAAGAAAGAGCGCTCGCTATACTCAGGGCGAAGCTGTTCCAGTTGAAACAGGAAGAGCTGATGGAAGAACTCTCGAGGCAGAGGAAGAGTCAGATCAAGACCGCGGAGCGGAGCGAGAAGATAAGAACCTACAACTTTCCTCAAAACCGCGTGACCGACCACAGGATCGACTACACCAGCTACAGACTCAAGGAGATCATGGATGGCGATCTTGACGAGCTCGTATCCAAGTTGCTGGAGTTCGAACTCGCCGAGACGGCGAAACGCATTCTGAGCTGA
- the dnaB gene encoding replicative DNA helicase translates to MPLVPPHNLEAEEAVIGSILIDPSVVNDVMEVLRSSDFYSKKHQVIFAAMEKLYERGDPIDVLSVCEELKRSGQMKFVGSELDVARLAEAVPTSAHVMHYAKIVLDKSILRSLIEAGRNIVESAYEEREVDEILDEAERIVFDIAESRATKTYDHIGSIMHAVFENLEELRLKSSAAPEPGAVVSGLPTGFRVLDRQTSGFHKSDLIIIAARPSVGKTAFALTIARNMAVKFNLSVGIFSLEMSKEQLAQRLLCSESRVDLHKIRTGYLSDQEWERLTIGASRLYKANIIVDDEPSLDPRTLRAKARRMKREYNIDAIFVDYLQLMHTRGGSHESRQQEISEISRSLKLLARELDIAVVALSQLSRAVETREDKRPRLSDLRESGAIEQDADTVLFIYREEYYKKSEKLHEPHEAEIIIGKQRNGPIGTVKLMFEPQTASFYELERIEVE, encoded by the coding sequence ATGCCGCTGGTACCCCCACACAACCTTGAGGCCGAAGAAGCTGTGATCGGAAGCATACTCATAGATCCCAGCGTAGTGAACGACGTGATGGAAGTTCTCAGAAGCAGCGATTTCTACTCGAAGAAGCACCAGGTCATATTCGCAGCCATGGAGAAGCTGTACGAGCGCGGCGATCCCATAGACGTGTTGTCGGTTTGCGAAGAGCTGAAAAGGTCAGGCCAGATGAAGTTCGTGGGTAGTGAACTGGATGTGGCGAGACTTGCGGAAGCCGTTCCGACGTCGGCGCACGTGATGCATTACGCAAAGATAGTGCTCGACAAGTCCATACTCAGGAGTCTGATAGAAGCTGGAAGGAACATCGTCGAGTCTGCGTACGAAGAACGGGAAGTCGACGAGATCCTGGACGAGGCTGAGAGGATCGTTTTCGATATAGCCGAATCCAGGGCCACGAAGACTTACGATCACATCGGCTCGATCATGCACGCGGTGTTCGAGAACCTTGAAGAACTCAGGCTGAAAAGCAGTGCAGCACCTGAGCCCGGGGCGGTAGTGAGCGGTCTGCCGACAGGCTTTCGTGTTCTGGACAGACAGACTTCCGGTTTTCACAAGTCCGATCTGATCATAATCGCCGCGAGGCCCTCGGTCGGTAAGACGGCGTTCGCTCTCACGATAGCGCGCAACATGGCGGTCAAGTTCAACCTGTCCGTGGGCATATTCAGCCTGGAAATGTCCAAGGAGCAGCTGGCGCAGAGGCTTTTGTGCAGCGAGTCGAGAGTCGATCTGCACAAGATCAGAACGGGTTATCTGAGCGATCAGGAATGGGAAAGATTGACCATAGGAGCTTCGAGACTTTACAAGGCGAACATCATCGTGGACGATGAACCTTCTCTCGATCCGAGAACCCTTCGTGCGAAGGCCCGGAGGATGAAGAGAGAATACAACATCGACGCCATATTCGTGGATTACCTGCAGCTGATGCACACGCGGGGTGGGAGTCACGAGAGCAGGCAGCAGGAGATATCGGAGATCTCGAGGTCTTTGAAATTGCTCGCCAGAGAACTCGACATAGCCGTGGTGGCGCTCTCACAGCTGTCGCGTGCCGTCGAGACACGCGAGGACAAAAGGCCGAGGTTGAGCGATCTGAGGGAATCCGGTGCGATAGAACAGGATGCGGACACGGTGCTGTTCATCTACCGTGAGGAATACTACAAAAAGAGCGAAAAGCTCCACGAACCGCACGAGGCGGAGATAATAATCGGAAAGCAGAGGAACGGACCCATCGGAACCGTGAAACTCATGTTCGAACCGCAGACGGCATCTTTCTACGAACTGGAAAGGATCGAGGTGGAATGA
- the ispF gene encoding 2-C-methyl-D-erythritol 2,4-cyclodiphosphate synthase, which produces MNVRVGVGTDRHAFKKPGKTVLGGVVVSEEFGLEGHSDADVVCHALIDALLGAAGLGDIGEYFDQSERWRNASSLMMLRQIRDLVSKKGWSIVNVDVTVTCGVLKLSPFREKMVETLSDALQISRENTNVKFKTANGLGFEASEGVSAIAVCLLSRDPAS; this is translated from the coding sequence ATGAACGTCAGGGTGGGTGTAGGAACAGACAGACACGCCTTCAAGAAACCTGGAAAGACGGTTCTCGGCGGAGTCGTTGTGAGTGAAGAGTTTGGACTCGAGGGCCATTCGGACGCCGATGTGGTCTGCCACGCACTGATCGATGCGTTGCTCGGCGCGGCAGGGCTCGGGGACATCGGAGAATACTTCGATCAGAGTGAGCGATGGCGCAACGCTTCAAGTTTGATGATGTTGCGCCAGATACGTGATCTTGTCTCGAAGAAAGGCTGGAGCATAGTCAACGTCGATGTGACCGTCACCTGCGGTGTGTTGAAGCTGTCGCCTTTCAGAGAAAAGATGGTGGAAACGCTCTCCGACGCTCTGCAAATATCAAGAGAGAACACGAACGTGAAGTTCAAAACGGCCAACGGCTTGGGTTTCGAAGCGAGTGAAGGTGTTTCTGCGATCGCGGTCTGTTTGCTTTCAAGGGATCCTGCCAGTTGA
- a CDS encoding Cof-type HAD-IIB family hydrolase gives MFVFDLDGTILIDSHNIHPSNLRAINMLIEKNKRIIFASGRMLPSVRKLLKRYFSMEFPIIAYNGSVVWTPEHGKIMELRIEPKRAAEIVETLRDLKIHRQAYVDDKLVVEEDNEYARSYSEHSQIELTFVDDLAKLVAEHGATKLLAIAEPERLDAIVPKLRERFNDVLIFKSFSNYLDFVPSQTDKGRALRVLAEKLGFDLSDAVAFGDNDNDVALLQSVGLGVAVRNGTKGLKEVADVVVEENFLGGPGNFILDLLARGLID, from the coding sequence GTGTTCGTTTTTGACCTCGATGGGACGATACTCATCGATTCCCACAACATACACCCCTCGAATCTGAGGGCCATAAACATGCTGATCGAAAAGAACAAGAGGATCATCTTCGCGAGTGGAAGGATGTTACCGTCCGTCAGAAAGTTATTGAAGCGCTACTTCTCCATGGAGTTTCCCATCATCGCCTACAACGGTTCCGTCGTGTGGACACCGGAGCACGGCAAGATCATGGAGCTGAGGATAGAACCGAAGCGCGCCGCCGAGATCGTTGAAACGCTCAGAGATCTCAAGATCCACAGACAGGCCTACGTGGACGACAAGCTCGTGGTGGAAGAGGACAACGAGTACGCGAGATCTTACAGTGAACATTCGCAGATCGAGTTGACGTTCGTGGACGACCTCGCAAAGCTGGTAGCGGAACACGGCGCGACGAAACTGCTCGCCATAGCGGAGCCTGAACGACTCGATGCGATCGTTCCAAAGCTCAGGGAGAGATTCAACGATGTGCTCATATTCAAATCGTTCAGCAACTACCTCGATTTTGTTCCATCGCAAACGGACAAGGGTCGTGCCCTGAGAGTGCTCGCCGAAAAACTCGGCTTCGATCTTTCCGACGCCGTCGCTTTCGGTGACAACGACAACGATGTGGCGCTGCTGCAGAGCGTGGGACTGGGAGTGGCCGTGCGGAACGGTACGAAGGGTTTGAAGGAGGTGGCAGATGTCGTTGTCGAGGAGAACTTTCTGGGCGGTCCTGGCAATTTTATTCTCGATCTGCTCGCTCGAGGCCTCATCGATTGA
- a CDS encoding phospholipase D-like domain-containing protein yields the protein MRTLLLCFLASLSFAVELFFTPLPSTDWLCELVAQASHTLYVCTYSLDERKFLQTLNDLTKRGVDVKILFETGTVPDGARARMDAESSLLHLKFIVIDEAKVILGSANFTENSLKKSINDVLYFEDREIATVLADFFESLWNGELKRFQLQRDGFILKNYDLEDLLLKELSKTKRTLDVAMFALTHPKVWSMLKILSSRNVRIRLLVDRWFLSNSKLKELPESGVQVRVFEPFTLHTKLFIIDGRTVISGSANVTKSAYEKNAELMMVIRRRELVCEYEELFETLWREGAEP from the coding sequence ATGAGAACGCTCCTTCTATGTTTTCTCGCGAGCTTATCGTTCGCTGTTGAACTCTTCTTCACTCCTTTGCCGTCCACGGACTGGCTCTGCGAGCTCGTGGCTCAGGCGTCACATACGCTGTACGTGTGCACCTACTCTCTGGATGAGAGAAAGTTCCTGCAGACTCTGAACGATCTGACGAAACGAGGCGTTGACGTGAAGATACTCTTCGAAACGGGGACCGTTCCGGATGGGGCAAGGGCCAGGATGGACGCGGAAAGTTCCCTGCTGCATTTGAAATTCATCGTCATCGATGAAGCGAAGGTTATCCTTGGTTCTGCGAACTTCACCGAAAACAGCTTGAAGAAGTCCATCAACGACGTTCTTTACTTCGAAGATCGCGAGATCGCAACAGTGCTGGCAGATTTTTTCGAATCTCTCTGGAACGGGGAGCTGAAACGTTTTCAACTGCAGCGCGATGGTTTCATCCTGAAAAATTACGATCTGGAAGATCTGCTTCTCAAAGAGCTTTCGAAGACAAAACGCACCCTCGATGTCGCCATGTTCGCGCTGACACATCCGAAGGTCTGGTCCATGTTGAAAATTTTGTCCAGCAGGAACGTGAGGATCAGACTGCTCGTCGATCGATGGTTTCTGAGCAACTCCAAATTGAAAGAACTTCCAGAATCTGGCGTTCAGGTGAGAGTCTTTGAGCCCTTCACACTCCACACGAAATTGTTTATAATCGACGGGCGAACGGTCATCAGCGGCTCTGCGAACGTCACGAAGAGCGCCTACGAAAAGAACGCGGAGCTGATGATGGTCATCCGGCGCAGGGAACTGGTGTGTGAGTACGAAGAGCTCTTCGAAACACTCTGGCGGGAGGGAGCTGAGCCTTGA
- a CDS encoding MBL fold metallo-hydrolase has translation MLYIIAEVRNVQIFQVNDTIQCVVTGPIGTNSYIIWTHPVLVIDPGYGTGSIVREPCVVLLTHGHFDHVCGLKELECERVYVSEPDSKWLKDPHLNLSVYFDEDFVFDSQVELLKEGSFEIAGLKFQIHLTPGHTPGSMMLRTDGVIFSGDTIFLDSVGRTDLPGGDEKTMRRTLRQIRELLKNLEPNTLLLPGHGEFGTVEEVLKQNIFLREEGS, from the coding sequence ATGCTCTATATTATAGCTGAGGTGAGAAACGTGCAGATTTTCCAGGTCAATGACACAATTCAGTGCGTCGTCACCGGCCCGATAGGAACGAACAGCTACATCATCTGGACGCATCCTGTGCTCGTGATCGATCCGGGATACGGAACAGGTTCGATCGTTCGGGAACCATGCGTCGTGTTGCTCACCCACGGCCATTTCGACCACGTGTGCGGACTGAAGGAGCTCGAATGCGAGAGGGTGTACGTTTCAGAGCCGGATTCGAAATGGCTTAAAGATCCTCACCTCAACCTTTCCGTGTACTTCGATGAGGATTTCGTGTTCGACTCGCAGGTGGAGCTTTTGAAGGAAGGATCCTTCGAGATCGCGGGACTGAAATTTCAAATCCATCTCACCCCGGGTCACACTCCAGGCTCCATGATGCTGAGAACAGATGGGGTCATCTTCAGCGGTGATACAATCTTTCTGGACAGCGTTGGCAGAACCGATCTTCCCGGTGGCGACGAGAAAACGATGCGAAGAACATTGAGACAGATCAGGGAACTCTTGAAGAATCTTGAACCGAACACGCTGTTGCTACCGGGCCACGGTGAGTTCGGGACTGTGGAAGAAGTCCTGAAACAGAACATCTTTCTCAGGGAGGAAGGGTCGTGA
- a CDS encoding DUF3242 domain-containing protein — protein MRKISVAFLILVLLGGCTVRIAEVPPQVYSLESAMQVLRGKYRLIQLETVSGYEDIELKGMVAVYVDAEGTMYLLYGFKNFEISLRSVWKSIVKKYGVWNLGVYIDLPTVGYYSTSKKGKYIVTWWKDSWLFVVESNRNPKRFVNDIMDAFARLGGMLR, from the coding sequence GTGAGGAAAATCTCTGTGGCGTTTTTGATCTTGGTCCTTCTCGGTGGATGCACCGTAAGGATCGCAGAAGTTCCACCACAGGTTTACTCGCTCGAGTCCGCGATGCAGGTGCTTCGAGGTAAATACAGGCTGATCCAGCTCGAAACCGTTTCCGGTTACGAAGACATCGAGCTGAAAGGCATGGTTGCAGTTTATGTTGATGCGGAAGGAACGATGTATTTGCTGTACGGCTTCAAAAATTTTGAAATTTCTTTGAGGAGCGTGTGGAAATCCATAGTGAAGAAGTACGGTGTCTGGAATCTGGGAGTTTACATCGATCTTCCCACGGTTGGTTATTACAGCACCAGCAAGAAAGGTAAGTACATCGTCACGTGGTGGAAAGATTCGTGGCTGTTCGTGGTCGAATCGAACCGCAATCCCAAACGTTTCGTTAATGACATCATGGATGCCTTTGCGAGGCTGGGAGGTATGCTGAGATGA
- a CDS encoding glycerophosphodiester phosphodiesterase family protein produces the protein MIVLGHRGYSAQYPENTLIAFRKALELGADGVELDLRGTKDGKVVVIHDEDLKRLCGADVKVSEVSFEELRNYRVQSESIPSFEEVLSILGPDHVLNAEIKEARVAEKALQLIDEFGLTRNTVVSSFDHQLIASLMKKRPDVKFGFLVGEELKNDPIGLIERLLQHKPYSMHLPHQLFDYPIVAEKIVKLVRNAGSKIYVWTLDDPDKYERIKQHLDCVITNQVELFVRLKKGA, from the coding sequence ATGATCGTGCTCGGTCACAGGGGCTATTCGGCGCAGTATCCTGAGAACACCCTGATAGCCTTCAGAAAGGCGCTCGAACTCGGTGCGGACGGCGTCGAGCTCGATCTGAGGGGAACGAAGGATGGTAAGGTGGTCGTGATTCACGATGAAGATCTGAAGAGGCTCTGCGGTGCGGACGTCAAAGTTTCCGAGGTCAGTTTCGAGGAACTGAGGAATTACAGGGTGCAATCTGAAAGCATACCGAGCTTCGAAGAGGTGCTTTCCATACTGGGTCCGGACCATGTTTTGAACGCGGAGATAAAAGAAGCCCGCGTTGCCGAGAAGGCGCTCCAGCTCATCGACGAATTTGGACTGACCAGGAACACCGTCGTTTCATCCTTCGACCACCAGCTCATAGCATCCCTGATGAAGAAGAGGCCGGACGTGAAATTCGGTTTTCTCGTTGGCGAGGAGTTGAAGAACGATCCGATCGGCCTCATCGAAAGATTGCTGCAACACAAACCCTACTCGATGCACCTGCCACACCAGCTGTTCGACTATCCCATCGTTGCTGAAAAGATAGTGAAGCTCGTGAGGAACGCCGGATCGAAGATTTACGTTTGGACTTTGGACGATCCCGACAAATACGAACGCATCAAGCAACATCTCGACTGCGTCATAACGAACCAGGTTGAACTGTTCGTGAGGTTGAAGAAGGGCGCATGA
- the murB gene encoding UDP-N-acetylmuramate dehydrogenase, with product MNERKNMCRQLIDEPLKLHTSFKIGGPAKLFLVPETVEQLVCAVRSFPSAKLLGKGTNVLAPDEGVDVVISTLGLDGFYFDGNFLISEAGALLNRLCVEAAQRGLSGLEFAYGIPGTVGGAVFMNAGAYGGQMADVVEWVEYFDGESVKISNRDELEFSYRDSVFKRKNWVILRVCLRLVESESEKVRSKMEEMMRRRMETQPLDVPSAGSFFKRPRPDFYVGKAIEQLGLKGFRVGDAQVSVKHAGFIVNVGSATAKDVLTLAQIVKNMVEKHFNVVLEPEVDIW from the coding sequence ATGAACGAGAGAAAAAACATGTGTCGTCAATTGATCGACGAGCCACTGAAGCTGCACACGAGTTTCAAGATAGGCGGTCCGGCGAAGCTGTTCCTCGTTCCAGAAACAGTCGAGCAACTCGTGTGCGCTGTGAGATCGTTTCCAAGCGCAAAGCTTCTGGGCAAGGGCACCAACGTGCTCGCACCGGACGAAGGTGTCGACGTGGTGATAAGCACGCTGGGTCTGGACGGTTTCTACTTCGATGGGAATTTCCTGATCAGCGAAGCCGGTGCCTTGCTCAACAGACTGTGCGTTGAAGCGGCGCAGCGCGGACTTTCTGGACTCGAATTCGCTTACGGGATACCTGGCACGGTGGGCGGAGCGGTTTTCATGAACGCGGGCGCGTACGGAGGTCAGATGGCAGACGTGGTGGAATGGGTGGAGTACTTCGATGGAGAATCCGTGAAGATCTCGAACAGGGACGAACTCGAGTTTTCCTACAGAGACAGCGTTTTCAAGAGAAAAAACTGGGTGATACTGCGCGTCTGTTTGAGACTGGTCGAATCGGAGAGTGAAAAGGTCCGCTCGAAGATGGAAGAGATGATGAGAAGAAGGATGGAAACACAGCCTCTCGATGTGCCGAGTGCGGGCAGTTTCTTCAAACGGCCGCGGCCCGATTTCTACGTGGGAAAAGCCATAGAACAGCTCGGACTGAAAGGTTTCAGGGTGGGGGACGCCCAGGTTTCGGTCAAACACGCAGGTTTCATAGTCAACGTTGGTTCCGCCACAGCGAAGGACGTGCTCACGCTTGCGCAGATTGTGAAGAACATGGTTGAGAAGCACTTCAACGTGGTTCTCGAACCCGAAGTCGACATATGGTAG
- a CDS encoding tetratricopeptide repeat protein encodes MKMRLEKFFLVLLTVFALLFLLSFQAFVSMRTQLKRNERIIEAYKLYVNEDYDRFEQYVKVHGLKELESLNSTLKEKVFEKYYSLGVVKLNLGDFSTAYEYFKKAFEQLPEGDERRAELVYLMGQSLAKAGRSLEAKLQLNMVLQMPDSLYRSQAIRLLIDLYRQTGEKEKADELEKTYREVLRR; translated from the coding sequence GTGAAGATGCGTCTTGAGAAATTCTTTCTGGTTTTGCTCACCGTCTTTGCCCTCCTCTTTCTGTTGAGTTTTCAGGCGTTCGTATCGATGAGGACTCAGTTGAAGAGGAATGAAAGGATCATTGAAGCGTACAAACTGTACGTGAACGAAGATTACGACAGGTTCGAACAGTACGTCAAAGTACACGGTTTGAAAGAACTGGAAAGCTTGAACAGCACGTTGAAAGAGAAAGTCTTCGAGAAATATTACAGTCTGGGTGTTGTGAAACTGAACCTCGGAGATTTTTCAACCGCGTACGAGTATTTCAAGAAGGCTTTCGAACAGCTCCCGGAGGGCGATGAAAGGAGAGCCGAGCTCGTCTACCTCATGGGACAGAGTCTGGCGAAGGCTGGTCGCAGCTTGGAAGCCAAGCTTCAGCTGAACATGGTTTTGCAAATGCCAGATTCGCTGTACAGATCTCAGGCGATCAGGCTTCTGATAGATCTCTACAGACAAACGGGCGAGAAAGAGAAAGCGGACGAACTCGAAAAAACTTACAGGGAGGTCCTGAGGCGATGA
- a CDS encoding phosphoglucosamine mutase produces the protein MKQLFGTDGLRGIYGDDLTDELAYKLGLALGELYGSSLFVIGHDTRESAGALQQALVKGLSRKGAKVKLAGVLPTPAVAMISKLLDCFGIVISASHNPYQYNGIKVLRSGFKLPDEEERRIESLMQNVSAGVEEGSVETDPSLREIYLKTILESFKKLDLSGLRVAVDLANGAAITTTPEVLKALGASVTCFSYEPDGKNINENCGSQHPQFLAGQMEGFDIGVLHDGDADRCILLSRKGEEIHGDKIMGVLAVQLKSEGRLRNDTVVATIMSNKALEDYLLNRGIKLARVKVGDKYVLEGMLQLDATLGGERSGHIIFLDRSTTGDGLITALEFLRLMVLTGRTADDLSKEVQDYPQVLINVPVTNRSVAEHPLLKKELEKYDERFRIVVRASGTERLVRVMVEGKDEADVRRIAEELSELVRELDRG, from the coding sequence ATGAAACAGCTCTTCGGAACCGATGGACTGAGAGGTATTTACGGGGACGATCTGACGGACGAGCTTGCCTACAAACTCGGCCTGGCGCTCGGAGAACTCTACGGTTCGTCCCTCTTCGTGATCGGACACGACACGAGGGAGTCCGCCGGGGCACTTCAACAGGCCCTGGTGAAAGGATTGTCGCGGAAGGGTGCGAAGGTGAAGCTCGCCGGCGTTCTACCAACCCCTGCGGTGGCGATGATCAGCAAACTCTTGGACTGTTTTGGAATCGTGATCTCTGCTTCTCACAATCCGTACCAGTACAACGGGATAAAGGTGCTCAGGTCTGGCTTCAAGCTCCCGGACGAGGAAGAGAGGAGGATCGAATCGCTCATGCAGAACGTCTCGGCAGGTGTGGAAGAAGGATCCGTTGAGACAGATCCGAGCCTTCGAGAGATCTATCTGAAAACGATCCTCGAATCCTTCAAGAAGCTCGATCTTTCCGGTCTCAGGGTGGCCGTGGATCTGGCGAACGGGGCAGCGATCACCACGACACCAGAGGTTCTGAAGGCCCTCGGTGCCAGCGTGACGTGCTTCTCGTACGAACCGGATGGAAAGAACATAAACGAAAACTGCGGTTCTCAGCATCCGCAGTTCCTCGCGGGGCAGATGGAAGGTTTCGACATCGGTGTGCTGCACGATGGCGATGCGGACAGATGCATTCTGCTCAGTCGAAAGGGTGAAGAGATCCACGGAGACAAGATCATGGGGGTTCTCGCGGTCCAGCTGAAGAGCGAAGGAAGACTCCGCAACGACACCGTCGTGGCGACAATAATGAGTAACAAAGCTTTAGAGGATTATTTACTCAACAGGGGTATAAAACTTGCGAGGGTGAAGGTGGGGGACAAGTACGTGCTCGAAGGCATGCTGCAGCTTGACGCAACGCTCGGTGGGGAAAGGTCGGGTCACATAATATTTCTGGACAGATCGACGACGGGAGACGGCCTCATAACGGCACTGGAGTTTTTGAGGTTGATGGTTCTGACCGGCAGAACGGCGGACGATCTTTCCAAAGAGGTGCAGGATTATCCTCAGGTCCTGATCAACGTACCCGTCACGAACAGATCCGTGGCTGAGCATCCTTTGTTGAAGAAAGAGCTGGAAAAATACGACGAGCGTTTCAGAATCGTTGTCAGGGCTTCCGGTACGGAGAGGCTGGTGCGCGTGATGGTCGAGGGGAAGGATGAAGCTGATGTCAGGAGGATCGCCGAGGAGCTGAGCGAACTGGTGCGCGAGCTGGATCGGGGGTGA